Genomic window (Chryseobacterium bernardetii):
GTCTGGCCAGGCTGTTTCTCTGCTTCATGGTAAACATCAGGAGAAGCGGAACAAGAATATTCAGTGGCGGCAGCAGGGTAAACAGCAGTGAAGAAAGGTTGATAATTTTAATGAGACCATAATTGATCTCAGGCTGCAGCTCTTCTTCCACTTCAGGAGCTATCTCATGGGTAACTTCATCATTGGTTACAGGAATTGCGATAATATTCTGTAAGGATTTCTCCTCTATTTCCAAGGCTTGGGCCAATGCTCTCAAGGTATGCCCTTTCGGTTCTGTACCTGCTTCAATTCGTTGGATGGTTCTTACAGATATCTTCGATTTTTCTGAAAGTTCTTCCTGGGTAAGGTTTTTCTGCTCTCTTGCTACTCTTAGTTTAGACATGAATGATTGGGAAATATTTACTTTAATTCCATTAGCTAATTTACGTTTTTTTCAATATTGGGATCACAAGCTGCCTATCCCGGTATTGCAACAAAAAAATTACAGATCTCTAAACATGATTAAAAAGCGTTATCAATACCAATTTAGAATCTTCTGCCACAGTAACTTTTTATATTCCGAATCAAAACAGATCTTTTATATTGTTGTAGCTTTGTACAATCAGTTTCAAAAAAATGAAGCATACCATTCCTACCTACGATCTAAGTGACATTTCCAGGCATCGCTTCCATATAAAAAGAATGGATCAGCATACGTATTATGCGGAAAATATCCTTTTGGATAAAGGAATACATCGGGACAGCCATTATATATTTACTTTCATGGAAAGCGGACATGTAAAAATGATGGTAGACTTCAACATCATTGAAGCTGAAAATTCTACTATCTTCTGTGTATTACCCGGACAGGTACACCAGGGATTTTTAATGGATAACGTGAACGGATGGTTTGTAGCTGTAAAATCTGATATGGTTCCGGATGCTGTACGTTCTGTTTTTGAAGAGTTTCTGGAAGGAATACGTCCTTTGAAAGTGGAGACAGCATGGGTAGAAAAATTCAATAACACGGCCGCTATACTCCATTCCTTTTATACGGAAGAGATGCTGGCTTCCAAAGAAGGTTTCTCAATGATCCAGTCTCTGCTTCATACTTTTATAGGGATGTTTGCCTTTATTTACTCAAAAGAAAACAATTCTCAGGCCGCCTCTGAAAATCGTTCATTACAACTTACACGGGAGTTTAAAATTATGGTAAGGCAAAACTATAAAACCCTGAAAAGTCCATCCGAATATGCTGAAAAGCTAAATATCTCCAGAGGGTATCTCACAGAAGCCGTCCGTGAGGTGACCGGTAAACCTGCCCAACACTGGATTCATCAGGAAATTCTGATTGAAGCCAAGCGGTTATTGGCGTTTACCCATCTTACCATAAAACAAATTGCTTATGAGCTGGGATATGATGACCACACGTATTTCAGCCGCTTATTTTCAAAACTGGAAGATGAATCCCCTTCTGAATTCAGGAATTCAAACAGGAGCTGAAAACACCGCAAAAATTTCTGTCCTATTCTCCGGTATATTATTCTCTTCATATCCTTAACCACGAATTGTCCAATTATTCCCATGAAACAGCTATCGTAATATTTATATTTTGAAGCTTCCTTTGCAATAAAAATTCTTATGCCAAGTTTACCAAAATGGATCAACGATACAGTAGAAAATGTATGGTCCTCAAAATTCAAAGATTGTAAAATTATTCATATAGAAAGTGTTTCGGGAAACCTTCGTCTTATACGTTTTGAAACTGATTTACAAGACATTCAGTATGAACCTGGTTATGCCATTGGGATAAGGATCAACGACAGGGATTTCCGTAATTATTCCCCTTTCAATTTTAACAGGGAAGCAGGAACTTTTGAAGTTTTATTTCATATCCACAATGATTCTGCTGTGGGAAGTTGTTTTGCAGCCCATTTATCTGTTGGGGATTCTATAAAAATATTGATTCCCAGAGGAAAGCGATTTTTTGAGCCGAATGCAAAAATTCATTTCTCCATAGGGGATGAAACCTCACTGGGCAGCTCTCTTTCCATTAAAGAAGCTGTGGAAGAAGCCGGTTCTTCATTTATCTGTCTTCATGAGCTGGAAGAGCCCCAGGCTCTTGAAAGTCTCAATTTATATGGTTATCACAGTCCCAAAAACAGTACAATGAGAATCATAGAAGCCTTGACTGACTTTCTGAGAGAGGAAAAACAAACCATTTACAATGATGATGCTGTTTTTTACCTTACAGGAAACGGAAACCGGATGTCACTGATTAGAAAATATCTTAAGGCTAAAGGAGTTTCTTCAAAATGCATCAGATCGCAGGCCTATTGGATTGAAGGGAAAAAAGGACTTTAAAAGACAGGAAGCTGGAAATGATACTGATAAGTTATAAGAATTTCCAACTTCTGTTTTTTTATTGAATATTATTTTAGTTTTTGTCCCAATACTCTTACTTTCTTCAGCCATATTTTCCGCTGCTCCTCAGTAGAAGTTCGCACAATTCCGAGGTATGTAACCTTTACCGGCTTTATCCCGCAAAACTCAAGTATTGATTTTTTTAGCTGATTGACGCTTGGTCTTCCATACACAAGACGATAGTACCAGCCCGGTTGGTCGATTGTAGTGATAATATGAGCTGTTTTTCCTTTTAAAAGTTTATCCCACCACAAAGAGTTCTCTCTGTATTTATAAGCTAACCCAGGGAGAAAAAGCCGGTCTATAAAACCTTTCATCAAAGCAGGCAAACCTCCCCACCATACCGGATGAATCCATACCAGGTGATCTGCCCACTGTATAGTTTCCCAGGCATTTAATAGATCCGGCTCCAGATTCATTCGTTTTTGGTATCCAAACTGTAAATTGGGGTTAAAGTTTAAATCTGCAATCCTAATTTCTTTGATTTCTGCTCCTGCTTCTATAGCTCCATTTTTATAAGCTTCAGCAACACCGGAATTGAAGGATTCTTTATTCGGGTGCCCATTGATAATAGCTATTTTTTTCATGATGTTATATGGGTATTAATAGACTCATAGGCATTAATCTGAGCCAGTAATGATAAAGGTTCATGCAGTTGATGACTGAAATAAATATTGTTTTCGTGAGGATTCCTCAATAACTCTTCTGTATGTATAACTGCTGATAAAGCTGTTAATTCTGCCTGGCCTTTTGTACTCTGCAGGCTCAGTTTTTTCTCACCATCTTTAGCCTTTATTACAACTTCAAAAACCGCCTGATCTCCATTTCCGCTTGATCCGAAGATCATTTTTCTTTCTTTTAAAGACAGAATATTAAAAATCCTGAGATATTGAAAACTCCCTAACAGCCAGGTAATAAATTTAGAATTATAAGTCATTTTTACACTCACATTGGAAATTCTTTCAATCCTGTTCAGGATGTACAGATCAGGAACATCAAAATTGTAGGCATTCCTTTTTCCTATTCCAAAAGAAAAATCAAAAATTTCAGTATCTAAAAAATGCCTGATGGAATTAGGTTGATCATCTTTGTAATCATAAAAGGGAACTGCTACATTTTCCGCCATAAAATGAGCTGAGCTCTCTCCAGCCAAATCTTTAACAGAATAATATACAAAAAGTTTTACAGCCTGAATGCCATCAGTATCTTTTGAAAGGACATGAACCAATCCTGGGACTATCCCACCCATCCATCCGGAACTGAAAACAATTCGGCTGCTGATCTCTGTTTTTCTGGCAATATCATAGGCTTTTATCAGATCAGGAGTTGGTTTTGTGATGTCCAGATAATCAATCTTATTGGCAATGGCATATCTGAGCACATGGTCAGACTTGTCATTCACAGAAAGAATGATAAGACTGATTTTGTTATCCGTAATAACCTGAAAAGTCTTGGGATCAGTAACGTCAATCTTCAGGTTTCTATCCGTAACACCCTCTTTGCGCCCGCCAATAAAAACATTGAGATGAGGATTTCTTGTCTGTAAAATACGGGCAATTGTTTTTCCCACCAATCCATTTCCTCCTATAATCAGAATATTGTTCTCCATTTATTTTTTTTGACAAAATTATAGAGGCCATACACCAATAAACAGGACAAATGTCTAAAAAGAAATCTCTTTTCTAATGCGACTCAAATGCCGTTGGGTAATGCCAAGGTAAGAAGCCAGATATTGCAAAGGAATTTTCTGAATATAATCCGGATAGTTTTTAAGAAGTGTCTTATAACGTTGCGCAGCACTATCCCTCTGAAGCTGAAAAAACCTGTTTTCCAGTTCAAGATATTCCTGTTCAGCAATGATCTTTAAAAATTTTGTCCAGTTAAGATTATCCTGGACGAGAGCGTCCATTTTTTCCTTCTTCAGGACCAGAAGTTCTGCATCAGTAATTGCCTGCATGCTTTCTTTACTGAGACATCCGGAAATAAATGATGAATAGGCAGCCATCATGGTATTGGGGAACCTGAAACAATAGGTCATATCTTTTCCTTCATCAGAAAGATAGAAGGAACGGAAAATTCCGGACTGGATGAATGCCACCTCCCTGCATTTCTCACCTTCCTGTATGAAATACGCATTCTTACAGACTTTCCTGATTTCAAAAAGCTTTACAAACTCTTCGATTTCGTTTTCTGAAAACAGTTTAAAATTCCGGAAAAAATTATGTACCATTGATCTGGATTTTCTTAATACAGCGAAAATAAATAAAACTTACTGAAAAACTGAGTCTGGGGTAAAGAAGTTTGGGGTAAATAGCAGGAAGATGGAAGTTTTTTATTCAACCCTGAAGACACAAAAGTTTTTTTAAGCACTTAAAATTTAAGTTATATAAAATACACTAAAATGTAAATAAAAACTTGCAGTTAAGTTTAAACAGATTTTCAGTAAAAACAAAACCATCCCAGGATGGGATGATCTACCGTTTTGAATTACTAAGTTATTATATGAAGATATGAATGATGTTTATTGGTACAAAGATAAAAAGAGCTGTAATCTTCACCATCAGGAGAATCCCTAGAATTTTATCCGTAAAAATACGGTTGCGCAAACAAAAAAGCCCTGCAAGAAAACTTACAGGACTTTTGCTGATCTAACAATTATTTTGTTTAATGTTTTTAAGTTTAAAGTTCAATGGTAAATTGTCTTCAACACTGACTTTAGTTTTTATTAAAGGGGACTTACCAATTGTAAGAACCATTCTTTTACTTCTCCTTCCAAATGAGGAGCCAGCTTTTCTTCACATGTTTTGTGGTAATCATTCAGCCATGCAATTTCACTTTCTGAAAGAATTTCTTTTACCACAGTATCTTTAAAGAAAGGACAGAATGTTAATGTTTCAAATTCATAGAAGGTTCCGTGAATTGTTTTCTCTGCTTCTTTTACGGCAATAAGGTTTTCATGACGGATTCCGTAATGCCCTTCAAGATAATATCCCGGTTCGTTGGATAACACCATTCCCGGAAGTAGCTCCTGGGGATTTAAATCTTTTCTGATGTTTTGCGGACCTTCATGAACGTTCATGAAGCTACCTACTCCATGTCCTGTCCCGTGGTTGAAGTCTTTAGCTTCCATCCATAGCGGAAGCCTTGCAATAGCATCAAGCTGTACTCCTTTTGTCCCTTTAGGGAATTTCACCATAGATAAGCGGATTAATCCCTGTAATACCAAGGTAGAATTTCTTTTAAACTCTTCTGAAGGAGTTCCCAGTGCAAAAGTTCTTGTAATATCAGTAGTTCCTTCAAGATACTGACCTCCTGAATCTACCAGGATGGTATCTTCATTCGTAACCTCCTTACTTCCTTCTTTCTTGGCAGAATAATGCATGATGGCGCCATTGTCTTTATATCCAACAATAGAACCGAAGCTTTCTCCTACAAAGTTCTCTCCTTCCGCACGGAAACCTCTCAGTTTTTCACCGATGGAATATTCATTCATCGCTTCTTTTCCTGCGTTATGAGTAAGCCAGTAAAGGAATTTTACCATAGCCACCCCATCTCTTACCATTACGGTTCTGAAACCTTCAAGCTCTGTTTCATTTTTCTGTGCTTTCATCAGGTTTCCAGGTACCGGAGCTTTGATAAATTGATTATCTGCCTTTAATGTTTCAAAAATCTGCTGGTTACTGTTGGGAGAAACCAATACTTTTTCATTTCTGAATGTTTTCAGGTAATTGTAAAATTCTTCGTAAGGCATCATTTTTACGAAAGAATCATCCATCTGTTTTCTTGCTTCCACTTCAAGTTTTTCCAGCCCTGTGAATAGCACTGCATCATTTTTGGTGATGACAATATATGCTAAAAATACAGGATTGCTCTGTACATCGCTTCCTCTCAGGTTTAATGTCCATGCCACATCATCAAGACTTGAAATAATATGAACAGTGGCTTCCTGCTCTTCCATTTTCTGACGGATGGCAGAAAGTTTATCTGTTACAGATTTTCCGGCTCTTTCTACGGGCTGTACGAAGATAGGATGAGCAGAAGGTGTTCCTCTTTCTTTCCAAACTTCCTTTAAAAGAGGAATATCAGCAAGGGTAATATTTTTTGAATTCAATTTTTGAGAAAGCAGTTCCCAGTTGGCATTGGAAGCGGCCAGAGCATTTACGGCCACTTTACCTCCGGCCGGAATTTCAGAAATGATCCAATCAATATAATTGGGAGTTCCTTCTATGCCGTCTTTGAAAAGGTCGATTCCTGAACCGTCCAGTTCAATAGCTGCCTGTGTAAAATATCTTCCGTCTGTCCAAAGACCAGCTTTATCTTTAGTAACTACCACAAAACCGGCAGAACCTAGGAATCCTGACAGCCATGCTCTTTCCTGCCATTCTTCAGGAAGGTACTCACTCATGTGGGGATCTGCAGAATATACGATAAATGCATCAACATTATTTTTCTGCATTTCTTCACGAAGCGCAGCAACTTTTTCCTTTGAAGTCATTCTTTTCATTTTTAAACACCGAAAGTTACGAAAAATTTAAAGTCAGAGGATCAAATAAAGTCCCTATTTTCCTTATGATATGTTATTTTTTTATGAATTATGACTGAGGGCACAAAGAACATATTTTATTAGGCACAAACGTGCAAATGATTTTATGATGAATAGCTGATAGTATGCAGCTGTTTATTTTAGATGATAAAATTTCTTTTCCTTATTTCTAAAAAAAAATAAAATTCATACCATAAAATATGTTTTTATATTAAAATAATAATTTTTTGGAAAGATTATTGCTACATTACACCTATGAAACAGCAGAACTATAATAACCACAGAAAATTTTATCCGCCACATCATTTTGTTTATCTCCCTTTATTAATTATACTGGAGATTTTGGGAGTCTATAAAATCTGGGATGATCCCGGTAATCAGCTGGTTTGGATCTTATTTTCAATTGTAATTTTTCTGCTTTTTTATCTGGCATTGATGACCAGACAGCATTATGCATTAGGGCTTCAGAACCGTATGGTGATTCTTGAATTTAAACAACGGTATTTTGAGATTTTTAACAGAAGATCTGATGAAACAGTTGAAAAATTAAGGTTTGACCAGATTGCAGCCCTGAGGTTTACGTATGACGATGAATTTAAGGAGCTTTTGTACAGGGCACTTCATGAGAATATTTCAGGGGATGAGATTAAAAGATCCATCAAAAACTGGAAGGCCGACAAACTCCGAATTTAATAGACACCCATAAAATCTACACTTATGAAAAAATTGAGCTTTTACAGTATAATGATATTAAGTGTATTGACACTAACCAATTGTAGCGCAGTAGAAACAATCTTTAAGGCCGGAATGTGGTGGGGAATCCTCTTAGTATGTGCAATAGTAGTGATTCTTTTCCTGATTTTTTCGAAGGGTAAAAACTCCTAACCATTTCCTATGGAGAAGAATACAGATTTAGAGATTATTTCTCACCTTAAGCCATCAAAGATTGTTAAAATCATGAAGGATCCGGAAGCTTCTGCAAAGGCGGTACATCTTATTTATACCACCGATGCAGAAACAGCCGGAATCACGCGTAAAAAAACAGGAAAGAAATATTCTTATTATAAGGATGGAGAAAAGATCCGTGATAAGGATGAAATAACCCGCATCAATAAGCTGGTTATTCCTCCGGCGTGGGAAAATGTATGGATCTGTGCCCTGGAAAATGGCCATCTTCAGGCTACAGGTTTTGATGTTAAGAAAAGAAAGCAGTACCGCTATCATCCTTTATGGAGTGCATTAAGAAACCATACAAAATTCTACAGAATGCTTCAGTTTGGCTATGCCTTACCCAACATCAGGCTTCATATTGAGCAGGATCTTGCTTTGCGTAATTTTGAAAAACGGAAAATACTGGCTCTGATCGTAAGTCTTATGCAGAGAACCAATATCCGAATCGGCAATAATGTGTATGAGAAGCTGTATGGTTCTTTCGGACTCACTACCTTAAAGGATAAACATGTTGAAATTAAAGGACAAAAGATCACGTTTTCATTTAAAGGGAAAAAAGGGATTATGCATCATGTTGATCTCAGAAGCAAGAGATTGGCAAGACTAGTACAGAAATGCAAGGATATTCCCGGTAAAGAGCTTTTTCAGTATCTGGATGATGAAGGAAACCGGCATTCTATAGATTCCGGGATGGTGAATGAATACATAAAAGAAATAAGCGGTGATGATTTTACGGCCAAAGATTTCAGGACATGGTCCGGAACAGTAA
Coding sequences:
- a CDS encoding helix-turn-helix domain-containing protein translates to MKHTIPTYDLSDISRHRFHIKRMDQHTYYAENILLDKGIHRDSHYIFTFMESGHVKMMVDFNIIEAENSTIFCVLPGQVHQGFLMDNVNGWFVAVKSDMVPDAVRSVFEEFLEGIRPLKVETAWVEKFNNTAAILHSFYTEEMLASKEGFSMIQSLLHTFIGMFAFIYSKENNSQAASENRSLQLTREFKIMVRQNYKTLKSPSEYAEKLNISRGYLTEAVREVTGKPAQHWIHQEILIEAKRLLAFTHLTIKQIAYELGYDDHTYFSRLFSKLEDESPSEFRNSNRS
- a CDS encoding Crp/Fnr family transcriptional regulator, whose amino-acid sequence is MVHNFFRNFKLFSENEIEEFVKLFEIRKVCKNAYFIQEGEKCREVAFIQSGIFRSFYLSDEGKDMTYCFRFPNTMMAAYSSFISGCLSKESMQAITDAELLVLKKEKMDALVQDNLNWTKFLKIIAEQEYLELENRFFQLQRDSAAQRYKTLLKNYPDYIQKIPLQYLASYLGITQRHLSRIRKEISF
- a CDS encoding DUF6526 family protein codes for the protein MKQQNYNNHRKFYPPHHFVYLPLLIILEILGVYKIWDDPGNQLVWILFSIVIFLLFYLALMTRQHYALGLQNRMVILEFKQRYFEIFNRRSDETVEKLRFDQIAALRFTYDDEFKELLYRALHENISGDEIKRSIKNWKADKLRI
- a CDS encoding helix-turn-helix domain-containing protein produces the protein MSKLRVAREQKNLTQEELSEKSKISVRTIQRIEAGTEPKGHTLRALAQALEIEEKSLQNIIAIPVTNDEVTHEIAPEVEEELQPEINYGLIKIINLSSLLFTLLPPLNILVPLLLMFTMKQRNSLARQIISVQMIWTVIAPVVFMLGIFLKLGRQFTLILMIVIVLSNIFIILRNAAEIDRNKKLYFRLNFNMI
- a CDS encoding saccharopine dehydrogenase family protein; translation: MENNILIIGGNGLVGKTIARILQTRNPHLNVFIGGRKEGVTDRNLKIDVTDPKTFQVITDNKISLIILSVNDKSDHVLRYAIANKIDYLDITKPTPDLIKAYDIARKTEISSRIVFSSGWMGGIVPGLVHVLSKDTDGIQAVKLFVYYSVKDLAGESSAHFMAENVAVPFYDYKDDQPNSIRHFLDTEIFDFSFGIGKRNAYNFDVPDLYILNRIERISNVSVKMTYNSKFITWLLGSFQYLRIFNILSLKERKMIFGSSGNGDQAVFEVVIKAKDGEKKLSLQSTKGQAELTALSAVIHTEELLRNPHENNIYFSHQLHEPLSLLAQINAYESINTHITS
- a CDS encoding NAD(P)H-dependent oxidoreductase, which codes for MKKIAIINGHPNKESFNSGVAEAYKNGAIEAGAEIKEIRIADLNFNPNLQFGYQKRMNLEPDLLNAWETIQWADHLVWIHPVWWGGLPALMKGFIDRLFLPGLAYKYRENSLWWDKLLKGKTAHIITTIDQPGWYYRLVYGRPSVNQLKKSILEFCGIKPVKVTYLGIVRTSTEEQRKIWLKKVRVLGQKLK
- a CDS encoding DNA topoisomerase IB; translated protein: MEKNTDLEIISHLKPSKIVKIMKDPEASAKAVHLIYTTDAETAGITRKKTGKKYSYYKDGEKIRDKDEITRINKLVIPPAWENVWICALENGHLQATGFDVKKRKQYRYHPLWSALRNHTKFYRMLQFGYALPNIRLHIEQDLALRNFEKRKILALIVSLMQRTNIRIGNNVYEKLYGSFGLTTLKDKHVEIKGQKITFSFKGKKGIMHHVDLRSKRLARLVQKCKDIPGKELFQYLDDEGNRHSIDSGMVNEYIKEISGDDFTAKDFRTWSGTVSALIAFKEIGYAESNTEYKKKVKEALDMVAENLGNTTAVCKKYYVHPLVINLYENNTIKKYLDELEVIEENDGKADLTKEEKLVIKILENEKL
- a CDS encoding aminopeptidase P family protein, with amino-acid sequence MTSKEKVAALREEMQKNNVDAFIVYSADPHMSEYLPEEWQERAWLSGFLGSAGFVVVTKDKAGLWTDGRYFTQAAIELDGSGIDLFKDGIEGTPNYIDWIISEIPAGGKVAVNALAASNANWELLSQKLNSKNITLADIPLLKEVWKERGTPSAHPIFVQPVERAGKSVTDKLSAIRQKMEEQEATVHIISSLDDVAWTLNLRGSDVQSNPVFLAYIVITKNDAVLFTGLEKLEVEARKQMDDSFVKMMPYEEFYNYLKTFRNEKVLVSPNSNQQIFETLKADNQFIKAPVPGNLMKAQKNETELEGFRTVMVRDGVAMVKFLYWLTHNAGKEAMNEYSIGEKLRGFRAEGENFVGESFGSIVGYKDNGAIMHYSAKKEGSKEVTNEDTILVDSGGQYLEGTTDITRTFALGTPSEEFKRNSTLVLQGLIRLSMVKFPKGTKGVQLDAIARLPLWMEAKDFNHGTGHGVGSFMNVHEGPQNIRKDLNPQELLPGMVLSNEPGYYLEGHYGIRHENLIAVKEAEKTIHGTFYEFETLTFCPFFKDTVVKEILSESEIAWLNDYHKTCEEKLAPHLEGEVKEWFLQLVSPL
- a CDS encoding siderophore-interacting protein gives rise to the protein MPSLPKWINDTVENVWSSKFKDCKIIHIESVSGNLRLIRFETDLQDIQYEPGYAIGIRINDRDFRNYSPFNFNREAGTFEVLFHIHNDSAVGSCFAAHLSVGDSIKILIPRGKRFFEPNAKIHFSIGDETSLGSSLSIKEAVEEAGSSFICLHELEEPQALESLNLYGYHSPKNSTMRIIEALTDFLREEKQTIYNDDAVFYLTGNGNRMSLIRKYLKAKGVSSKCIRSQAYWIEGKKGL